In Paenibacillus sp. FSL M7-0420, a single genomic region encodes these proteins:
- a CDS encoding SH3 domain-containing protein: MQQYIVIKAHTSTYPDPIILQKGQEVWYGREDTQFPNWIFCRSVSTSKEGWVPKQILTSPDSHDIAKVIEDYSAHELTVTQGDILWGLKHLNDWTYCKTDNNEYGWVPAFCLSDLHESG; this comes from the coding sequence GTGCAACAATACATTGTAATCAAAGCTCATACATCTACTTATCCTGATCCAATCATCCTGCAAAAAGGTCAAGAAGTTTGGTATGGCAGGGAGGATACTCAATTTCCTAATTGGATTTTTTGTAGATCAGTGTCCACTAGCAAAGAGGGATGGGTGCCGAAGCAGATTTTAACTTCTCCAGATAGCCATGATATTGCAAAAGTGATCGAAGATTATTCCGCTCATGAACTGACAGTTACTCAAGGAGATATACTGTGGGGGTTAAAGCACTTAAACGATTGGACTTACTGTAAAACGGATAATAACGAATACGGTTGGGTCCCAGCTTTTTGTTTATCTGACTTACACGAATCTGGTTAG
- a CDS encoding helix-turn-helix domain-containing protein — translation MEFDKYTLHCKLDKILKAHNISVLKLSNEIGHRRTTIMELVHNTNMDKKKISAELIMKLCLYFEVSPNELFEVRRKE, via the coding sequence ATGGAATTTGATAAATATACACTGCACTGTAAACTCGACAAAATTTTAAAGGCACACAATATCTCAGTACTAAAATTGTCTAATGAAATCGGACACCGAAGAACAACCATTATGGAATTAGTGCATAACACCAACATGGATAAAAAGAAAATATCAGCAGAATTAATCATGAAGCTATGCCTCTATTTTGAAGTCAGCCCTAACGAATTATTTGAGGTACGCCGGAAGGAATAG